One stretch of Saccharopolyspora erythraea DNA includes these proteins:
- a CDS encoding TIGR03084 family metal-binding protein: MHSGERRERVSSGSDLTERLLADLRAETADFDALVAGLDPAEWRRATPAPGWTIAHQVAHLAWTDEQAVLAVRDPEAFQAALENAAELAREVDDAAARGAREDPAALLARWRSGQAELAVLLAACPGGTRLPWFGPPMGVPSMVTARLMETWAHGQDVADALGARREPTDRLRHIAMLGVRTRDFAYAVNGIRPPAEEFRVELIGPGGERWGWGPEDAAQVVRGPALDFCLVVTQRRHPSDTALTATGEQARQWLGIAQAFAGPPGRGREAAGSPDAGGRPGA, translated from the coding sequence ATGCACAGCGGTGAGCGGCGGGAACGCGTTTCGTCCGGGTCCGACCTGACCGAGCGGCTGCTCGCCGACCTGCGCGCCGAGACCGCCGACTTCGACGCCCTGGTGGCGGGGCTCGATCCCGCCGAGTGGCGTCGGGCGACACCCGCACCGGGATGGACGATCGCGCACCAGGTCGCGCACCTGGCGTGGACCGACGAGCAGGCCGTGCTGGCCGTGCGCGATCCGGAGGCTTTCCAGGCCGCGCTGGAGAACGCGGCCGAGCTCGCGCGCGAGGTGGACGACGCGGCGGCGCGCGGCGCGCGGGAGGACCCCGCCGCGCTGCTCGCGCGCTGGCGTTCCGGGCAAGCGGAACTGGCGGTGCTGCTGGCGGCCTGCCCCGGCGGCACGCGCCTGCCGTGGTTCGGCCCGCCGATGGGAGTCCCGTCGATGGTGACCGCACGGCTGATGGAGACCTGGGCCCACGGCCAGGACGTCGCCGACGCGCTGGGAGCGCGGCGCGAACCCACCGACAGGTTGCGCCACATCGCGATGCTCGGCGTGCGAACTCGTGACTTCGCCTACGCGGTGAACGGAATCCGGCCGCCCGCCGAGGAGTTCCGGGTGGAGCTGATTGGGCCGGGCGGCGAGCGGTGGGGCTGGGGACCCGAGGACGCGGCGCAGGTGGTGCGCGGCCCGGCACTGGACTTCTGCCTGGTCGTGACCCAGCGCAGGCATCCCTCCGACACCGCGCTGACGGCCACGGGGGAGCAGGCCCGCCAGTGGCTGGGCATCGCGCAGGCCTTCGCCGGTCCGCCGGGACGGGGCCGTGAGGCCGCGGGTTCACCGGACGCCGGGGGCCGGCCCGGCGCATGA
- a CDS encoding putative quinol monooxygenase — MIFITARFRVLSEHADRWPEIAGDFTRATRAEAGCLWFDWSRSIENPDEYVLVEAFRDDEAGAEHVQSDHFKQAQQTLPQYLAETPRVINTTIPQQDWSVLGEMTVPERG, encoded by the coding sequence ATGATCTTCATCACCGCGAGGTTCCGGGTGCTGTCCGAGCACGCCGACCGCTGGCCCGAGATCGCGGGCGACTTCACCCGCGCGACCCGCGCCGAGGCCGGCTGCCTGTGGTTCGACTGGTCCCGCAGCATCGAGAACCCCGACGAGTACGTGCTCGTCGAGGCGTTCCGCGACGACGAGGCGGGGGCCGAGCACGTGCAGTCCGACCACTTCAAGCAGGCGCAGCAGACCCTGCCGCAGTACCTGGCCGAGACGCCGCGGGTGATCAACACGACGATCCCGCAGCAGGACTGGTCGGTGCTCGGCGAGATGACCGTGCCCGAGCGGGGCTGA